The following are encoded in a window of Vibrio sp. SCSIO 43136 genomic DNA:
- a CDS encoding serine hydrolase — MKLKALSLAVLLSSSFAANAATFSKPDAAFLEGAAASGMPVELWDSAEYAASSFPNAYKFTPSYEIVKSGLAPEQFKTDKSLDFDKIMVPAIDGEMSLNDFLRDRVKNHSMVVLKGDQMLHEHYWNGMDEHSTHLDMSVTKSFTAMLAGIAAAEGKLDMSKQVTDYLPHLKGTAWDGATVQETADMRTNVIQEIQKHKSWDTRMTDSQGWNGDFSKTYPNGINDYFPMVKEVSAPMGSKYSYQCINTEVLGKVVEAATGEKLADLLEKNFWGKVGMGENAHYQADFAGNPVASGGLNAATKDLARVGRMLMNSGKNYKGEQVVPAEFINNILEGNDEVRAAWLKGKESALAEGWYKDQFRSLNIGGRQIMAMVGIHGQVVAMDHKTGTVVAMNGGYPQTETPRMAIAIFYKALPAIFAAADEVK, encoded by the coding sequence ATGAAACTTAAAGCACTATCACTAGCTGTCCTACTAAGCAGCTCTTTCGCCGCTAACGCAGCAACGTTCAGCAAGCCTGATGCAGCATTCCTAGAAGGCGCAGCAGCGTCTGGTATGCCAGTAGAACTATGGGACAGCGCAGAATATGCAGCGTCTTCTTTCCCAAATGCTTATAAGTTCACACCATCATACGAGATCGTAAAGTCTGGTCTTGCTCCTGAGCAATTCAAAACAGACAAGTCTCTAGACTTTGATAAGATCATGGTTCCTGCTATTGATGGTGAAATGTCTCTAAACGACTTCCTACGTGACCGTGTTAAGAACCACTCTATGGTTGTTCTTAAAGGCGACCAAATGCTGCACGAGCACTACTGGAACGGTATGGATGAGCACTCAACTCACCTAGACATGTCTGTAACTAAGTCTTTTACAGCAATGCTAGCAGGTATCGCAGCAGCTGAAGGCAAACTTGATATGTCTAAACAAGTTACTGACTACTTACCCCACCTTAAAGGTACCGCGTGGGATGGTGCGACAGTTCAAGAAACTGCCGACATGCGTACTAACGTTATCCAAGAGATCCAAAAACACAAGTCTTGGGATACTCGCATGACTGACTCTCAAGGTTGGAACGGCGATTTCTCAAAAACTTACCCGAACGGCATCAACGACTACTTCCCAATGGTAAAAGAAGTATCTGCACCAATGGGCTCTAAATACTCTTACCAGTGCATCAACACTGAGGTTCTAGGTAAAGTTGTAGAAGCAGCAACTGGTGAGAAACTGGCTGACCTTCTAGAGAAGAACTTCTGGGGCAAAGTAGGTATGGGCGAAAACGCACACTACCAAGCGGACTTCGCAGGTAACCCAGTTGCTTCTGGCGGTCTGAACGCAGCAACAAAAGACCTTGCACGCGTTGGTCGCATGCTAATGAACAGTGGTAAGAACTACAAAGGCGAGCAAGTCGTTCCTGCTGAGTTCATCAACAACATCCTAGAAGGTAACGACGAAGTACGTGCTGCATGGCTGAAAGGTAAAGAGTCTGCACTGGCTGAAGGCTGGTACAAAGACCAATTCCGCTCGCTAAACATTGGCGGTCGTCAAATCATGGCGATGGTTGGTATCCACGGTCAGGTTGTCGCAATGGACCACAAAACAGGTACTGTTGTCGCAATGAATGGTGGCTACCCTCAAACTGAAACACCACGCATGGCTATCGCTATCTTCTACAAAGCGCTACCAGCAATCTTCGCAGCAGCTGACGAAGTAAAATAA
- a CDS encoding LysR family transcriptional regulator, protein MSLNLDYLAAFVEVYEEGSFAKAAAKSHRHASTYSRKISALEDDLGFELFIRYSRSLEATEKAKALYDHAKAFLLEASAFDVKVEGIFQGHSGETVIVIDVAVIELGVMTAISELIKAMPSLKVTVKTGDTQSVRQALIDGSADMAFALTTYSLPAEVNSFRHMDFPLVRVATPEYMQRFGFSTDKPLTPSMIRSMTQVVMTPLRNLGVESQVYSHDIISADSLKVGMEMAKQSVAWCNLPESLAMQEINDEKLIQFEVEDDYDLSWSVELLWSTEKIFDPVRDRLIECLESK, encoded by the coding sequence ATGAGTCTTAATTTGGATTATTTGGCGGCTTTTGTCGAAGTATATGAAGAAGGTAGTTTTGCTAAAGCAGCAGCAAAGTCTCATCGGCACGCATCTACATACAGTCGAAAAATCAGTGCGTTAGAGGATGATTTGGGTTTTGAGTTATTCATTCGATATAGCCGTTCATTAGAGGCAACTGAGAAAGCGAAGGCCCTTTACGATCATGCAAAAGCATTTTTGTTAGAAGCAAGTGCGTTTGATGTCAAAGTTGAAGGGATATTTCAGGGGCATTCGGGAGAGACCGTAATTGTGATCGATGTCGCAGTGATAGAGCTCGGTGTGATGACTGCGATCAGTGAGTTGATTAAAGCAATGCCATCGTTGAAAGTCACTGTAAAGACTGGCGATACACAATCAGTCCGTCAGGCACTAATCGACGGTAGCGCCGACATGGCGTTTGCGCTAACAACATATTCCTTGCCTGCGGAGGTAAACAGCTTTCGCCATATGGACTTTCCTTTGGTACGAGTCGCTACGCCTGAATATATGCAAAGGTTCGGCTTTAGTACCGATAAGCCACTGACTCCAAGTATGATCCGAAGCATGACTCAAGTGGTAATGACGCCGCTTAGAAACCTTGGTGTAGAGAGCCAAGTATACAGCCACGATATCATCAGCGCTGATAGCTTAAAGGTGGGGATGGAAATGGCCAAGCAGAGCGTGGCATGGTGTAACCTACCCGAGTCATTAGCTATGCAAGAGATCAATGACGAGAAATTGATTCAGTTTGAAGTCGAAGATGACTATGACTTGTCTTGGTCAGTCGAACTATTGTGGTCCACTGAGAAGATATTTGACCCTGTCAGAGACCGTCTAATTGAGTGCTTAGAGTCTAAATAA
- a CDS encoding cupin domain-containing protein has protein sequence MFVFNKDVVIEDLGGGLSRKVLAYSDNMMTCEVYFETGTVAAMHNHPHEQLTYVVSGKFEFTVGDETKIVVAGDTIYKEPNIMHGAKCLEKGVLIDNFTPMRQDFV, from the coding sequence ATGTTCGTATTCAACAAAGACGTTGTTATTGAAGATCTAGGTGGCGGTCTTTCACGTAAAGTTCTTGCTTACAGCGATAACATGATGACTTGTGAAGTGTACTTCGAGACAGGTACTGTCGCAGCTATGCACAACCACCCACACGAGCAGCTAACTTACGTAGTGTCTGGTAAGTTTGAATTCACTGTAGGCGACGAAACTAAGATCGTTGTTGCTGGTGATACAATTTACAAAGAGCCAAACATCATGCACGGTGCTAAGTGTCTTGAGAAAGGCGTGCTTATCGATAACTTCACGCCAATGCGTCAAGATTTCGTATAA
- a CDS encoding aminotransferase class III-fold pyridoxal phosphate-dependent enzyme, with translation MSNSITTVDYTTQELLLLAHKAIGHWGLEPSTEIRLIKHRENAVFKIFSRQGTYAMRIHRFGYHTDQELLSELHWIHAIPNGELFTADVLPTLNGELFLNLALEVGMQPLQIDLLEWADGAPIATIEDGCDDIELLESTYHQVGRLMAMTHNHAEEWTPPADFERHSWDEQGIFGPNSLWGNYQDLTQLSDEQTQLIDKACRLARKDLQQYGKDSDRYSLIHADFLPENLLKSDKGICLIDFDDAGFGWLLFDIATAVFPYLGEDHFEQVLDAILVGYMEVRPMDDNHLDKLPLFLFIRSVTYLGWMHTRRDSSTAKEMTGMVIEAATALAEQYLSLQPQGSMLGSATTDLNDYDLEDQSLTTLVEQRRASVGGSFLFYKQPLVAQRGEGCYLFDHQDNAYLDCYNNVQSVGHANSAVANAIFEQLNQVNTHSRYLNPTLSHYARQLTSTMPEGLDVVFFTNSGSEANDLAMRIATTISGRSGALVMDAAYHGNTQLIDCLSPATHKLNYRPLAEFVATLPLPKDETAIDQQLTDAINELEDKQHPIAAFMCDSIFDSYGGHIAPENFFAKTYTKVRDNGGYCIADEVQSGFGRTGKMWGFEQYHVVPDMVTLGKPMGNGYPVGAVVTTQEIAAKFMQSTVYFNTFGGNAVSCAAASAVLEQIEQQDLVTNAAKMEHLLSIGLHNLANRFSFITNIRGRGLYFSFDIQSDGEPDHQLASLIPDAMKELGVLVGLTGTEGCSIKIRPPLVFGLNECETLLAAFQKVFSQIHQQVNAA, from the coding sequence ATGTCGAACTCAATCACCACTGTAGACTACACCACTCAAGAACTTTTACTTCTAGCTCATAAAGCCATTGGCCATTGGGGGCTAGAGCCTTCTACTGAAATAAGGCTGATCAAACATCGTGAAAACGCAGTATTTAAAATCTTTAGCCGACAAGGTACTTACGCAATGCGTATTCACCGATTTGGCTACCATACGGATCAAGAACTGCTTTCAGAACTGCACTGGATACATGCAATCCCAAATGGTGAGCTGTTCACCGCTGATGTGTTACCAACGCTCAATGGTGAGCTGTTCCTTAACCTTGCCTTGGAAGTTGGCATGCAACCGCTACAGATCGATTTATTAGAATGGGCAGATGGTGCGCCTATTGCCACTATTGAAGATGGGTGCGATGACATAGAACTACTCGAATCAACCTACCACCAAGTAGGCCGCTTAATGGCAATGACACACAATCATGCTGAAGAATGGACACCGCCAGCAGATTTTGAACGTCATAGTTGGGACGAGCAAGGTATCTTTGGGCCAAACTCACTTTGGGGCAACTACCAAGATTTAACCCAACTTAGTGACGAACAAACTCAGCTCATCGACAAAGCTTGTCGCCTCGCCCGCAAAGATCTACAACAATACGGTAAAGATTCTGATCGCTATAGCTTGATCCATGCGGATTTCCTGCCAGAGAACTTACTTAAATCAGACAAAGGCATCTGCCTAATCGATTTTGACGATGCGGGATTTGGTTGGTTGCTGTTTGATATCGCAACGGCAGTATTCCCGTACCTAGGGGAAGATCACTTTGAACAGGTGCTTGATGCCATTCTCGTGGGCTACATGGAAGTCCGCCCGATGGATGACAATCACCTAGACAAACTTCCTCTCTTCCTATTTATCCGCTCAGTAACTTATCTCGGCTGGATGCATACTCGTCGTGACTCTTCTACCGCAAAAGAGATGACAGGCATGGTGATAGAAGCTGCGACTGCGCTCGCTGAGCAATACCTTTCTCTTCAGCCACAAGGCTCTATGCTAGGCAGCGCCACCACAGACCTTAATGACTATGATTTGGAAGATCAGTCACTTACAACACTGGTAGAACAACGTCGTGCGAGTGTTGGAGGAAGCTTTCTATTCTATAAACAGCCGCTAGTTGCACAGCGAGGCGAAGGTTGCTACTTGTTTGATCATCAAGACAATGCGTATTTAGACTGCTACAACAATGTGCAAAGTGTTGGCCACGCAAACAGTGCGGTCGCCAATGCAATCTTTGAGCAACTCAATCAGGTTAATACTCATTCCCGTTACTTAAACCCAACGCTTTCACACTATGCTAGGCAACTTACATCTACTATGCCCGAAGGACTGGACGTAGTATTTTTTACCAACTCAGGCAGTGAAGCCAACGACCTTGCGATGCGAATTGCCACCACTATCAGCGGGCGTTCTGGTGCTCTGGTTATGGATGCGGCATATCACGGCAATACTCAGTTGATCGATTGTTTATCGCCAGCGACACATAAACTCAACTACAGACCACTTGCCGAGTTTGTCGCAACCCTCCCTTTGCCAAAAGATGAAACCGCAATCGATCAGCAGCTTACTGATGCAATAAACGAGTTAGAGGATAAGCAGCACCCAATCGCAGCCTTCATGTGTGACTCCATTTTTGACTCATACGGTGGGCATATCGCCCCAGAAAACTTCTTTGCTAAAACTTACACCAAAGTAAGGGATAATGGCGGTTACTGCATTGCCGATGAAGTTCAATCAGGGTTTGGCCGTACTGGGAAAATGTGGGGCTTTGAGCAATATCACGTCGTGCCCGATATGGTGACACTAGGTAAACCTATGGGGAACGGCTACCCAGTGGGCGCTGTAGTAACTACCCAAGAGATCGCCGCAAAATTCATGCAGTCCACTGTTTACTTCAATACCTTTGGTGGCAACGCCGTATCTTGCGCTGCTGCTAGTGCGGTACTTGAACAAATCGAGCAGCAAGATTTGGTAACCAATGCAGCCAAAATGGAGCATCTATTATCGATTGGCCTGCATAACCTTGCCAATCGGTTTAGCTTCATCACCAACATTCGTGGCAGAGGTCTGTACTTCAGCTTTGATATCCAGAGTGACGGAGAACCAGATCATCAGCTCGCCAGCTTGATCCCGGATGCGATGAAAGAGCTCGGCGTACTAGTAGGTCTGACTGGTACAGAAGGTTGTAGTATCAAGATCCGTCCGCCACTCGTGTTTGGTTTGAACGAATGTGAAACGCTTCTGGCTGCCTTTCAAAAAGTATTTTCACAAATCCATCAGCAAGTTAATGCTGCTTAA
- a CDS encoding fumarylacetoacetate hydrolase family protein — protein MKLSALPIVLIFGSLTAVAETEHYVRFEHQGNIQHGKLDGATVYPIEGDLFGEHKVTNTPLDLNDIEVLLPTTPEKVFAVGMNFASHLASPSNQAPPLFLKLPSSLILTGDTIQAPKDARNVHFEGELVLVIGKQVRNVSQLQAKQAIWGVTVGNDLTERNWQGSDLQWMRAKAADGFGPIGATIVTGVDYENVELTTRLNGKIVQQESTKNMIHSPAKVVSYLSQYFTLKPGDLIFMGTPGRTQSLKDNDVISVSIEQVGEVKNKIRFD, from the coding sequence ATGAAGCTGTCTGCCCTTCCAATAGTATTGATTTTTGGTTCTTTAACTGCGGTGGCTGAAACCGAACATTACGTTCGCTTTGAACATCAAGGCAATATTCAGCATGGAAAGCTCGATGGTGCGACCGTCTATCCTATTGAAGGTGACCTGTTTGGAGAGCACAAAGTCACGAACACACCGCTCGACTTAAACGACATTGAGGTGCTCTTACCCACAACACCTGAAAAGGTATTTGCTGTCGGAATGAATTTCGCTAGTCATCTCGCATCTCCTTCCAACCAAGCGCCGCCCCTGTTTCTTAAACTGCCTTCATCTTTGATCCTCACAGGAGACACCATTCAAGCCCCCAAAGACGCTCGCAATGTGCACTTTGAAGGAGAATTGGTATTGGTGATTGGTAAACAAGTTCGCAATGTTTCGCAGCTGCAAGCCAAACAAGCAATTTGGGGGGTAACCGTAGGAAATGACTTGACCGAACGCAATTGGCAAGGTTCAGACTTGCAATGGATGCGAGCAAAAGCCGCAGACGGATTTGGCCCAATCGGTGCGACGATTGTCACTGGCGTTGATTATGAAAATGTAGAACTCACCACACGTTTAAACGGCAAAATCGTGCAGCAAGAGAGCACCAAGAATATGATCCACAGCCCCGCCAAAGTAGTGAGCTATTTAAGCCAATATTTTACGCTCAAACCTGGAGACCTGATCTTTATGGGCACACCGGGACGCACACAGTCGCTCAAAGATAACGATGTTATTTCGGTATCTATTGAGCAGGTGGGAGAAGTCAAAAATAAAATTAGGTTTGATTAA
- a CDS encoding porin, with protein MKKTLLAAVIPSLLVSSFAAQAVNIHQSEAGSVDFYGQLRAQFLDSDHPESALSKSKLEAGSSRAGIAVDFNVDENLRAIGKAEFGLYAGSSDLDLYSRLHYVGLAGDFGQVTMGRQWTVADDFSGADFTYFYGGDALRYKTLNDGLHSSLIKYVYESEGFKLAANYGVEQEATKHQLIELYVAKEFGDFLVHVGAGRDTAKEYELASGDKVNLRNTYAEVTAEYAIAGGVVAATYYAAKQEKLDSTPEQSIDEGALSLSAKLPVAEKTSIYTGFEYTVQEKSTNSDKDDLTYGYVGGEYKFNQYARVYGEYGYKKGESQSFTTTGINTSSNDGEGLFALGARIYF; from the coding sequence ATGAAAAAAACACTTCTAGCAGCGGTAATCCCATCTCTTTTAGTTTCTTCTTTTGCTGCACAGGCTGTAAATATTCACCAGTCAGAAGCAGGTAGCGTTGACTTTTATGGTCAGCTTCGCGCTCAGTTCCTTGATTCGGATCATCCTGAATCTGCACTAAGTAAATCAAAACTAGAAGCGGGTTCTTCACGTGCAGGTATCGCTGTTGATTTTAACGTTGATGAAAACCTGCGTGCCATTGGTAAAGCAGAATTTGGTCTGTATGCAGGCTCTTCGGATCTGGACTTATACAGCCGTCTTCACTATGTGGGTCTTGCGGGCGATTTTGGTCAGGTGACCATGGGTCGTCAATGGACTGTTGCAGATGACTTTTCTGGTGCGGATTTTACCTACTTTTACGGTGGTGATGCGCTGCGCTACAAAACGCTAAACGACGGTCTACATAGCTCATTGATCAAATACGTCTATGAAAGCGAAGGTTTTAAACTCGCGGCGAACTACGGTGTTGAGCAAGAAGCAACCAAGCACCAGTTGATTGAGCTATACGTTGCCAAGGAATTTGGTGATTTCCTAGTACATGTAGGTGCTGGTCGTGATACTGCGAAAGAGTACGAGCTTGCGAGTGGCGACAAAGTAAATCTACGTAACACTTATGCTGAAGTCACAGCAGAATATGCAATTGCTGGTGGTGTAGTCGCTGCGACTTACTATGCAGCGAAGCAAGAAAAACTAGACTCTACTCCAGAGCAAAGCATCGATGAAGGCGCTCTATCTCTATCTGCAAAACTACCAGTGGCAGAAAAAACCTCAATCTACACAGGTTTTGAGTACACAGTACAAGAAAAGAGCACCAACAGTGACAAAGATGACTTAACTTACGGCTACGTTGGTGGGGAGTACAAGTTTAACCAATACGCACGTGTGTACGGCGAATATGGTTACAAGAAAGGCGAGTCTCAAAGCTTCACAACGACTGGAATCAACACCAGTAGCAATGATGGCGAAGGCCTATTCGCACTAGGTGCACGTATCTACTTCTAA
- a CDS encoding DUF2608 domain-containing protein translates to MKFKALSALFAASLSFNAFAGVTVKETNHFQDVAKKVEELKKAGEKPLIVLDIDNTLLTSSADIGGDIWYQWQRGKLDVKPQGDDKVDCLFEDSIGLLYELVPMDLIEENAPATVRSWQDNGLTVFALTSRSPNYRYATEREMYRNGFDMKLTPLKEKGSDETPIYIEKTQRPLSYINGIMMTTGMHKGEMLQHILAKTEQEFTSVIFVDDSKHNIVAMEESYKDNNDVDMTIFYYTKVEHDRIEKNGAVLTQEQADKMASDWKALNKTLDKIAPARVGDVCLGF, encoded by the coding sequence ATGAAATTTAAAGCACTTTCAGCACTGTTTGCTGCTTCTCTATCCTTTAACGCTTTTGCTGGTGTTACTGTGAAAGAAACCAACCACTTCCAAGACGTGGCGAAGAAAGTTGAAGAACTTAAAAAAGCTGGTGAGAAGCCACTAATCGTTCTAGATATCGACAACACACTTCTAACTTCTTCTGCGGACATTGGTGGTGACATCTGGTACCAGTGGCAACGTGGTAAGCTAGACGTTAAACCACAAGGTGATGATAAAGTAGATTGCCTATTTGAAGACTCTATTGGCCTGCTATACGAACTCGTGCCAATGGACCTTATTGAAGAAAATGCACCTGCGACAGTACGCAGCTGGCAGGACAACGGTCTAACTGTTTTTGCTCTAACTTCTCGTTCACCAAACTACCGTTATGCGACTGAGCGAGAGATGTACCGCAACGGTTTCGATATGAAGCTAACTCCACTTAAGGAGAAAGGCTCAGATGAGACTCCAATCTACATCGAGAAAACTCAGCGTCCACTAAGCTACATCAACGGCATCATGATGACGACTGGCATGCACAAAGGTGAAATGCTTCAGCACATCCTTGCGAAAACTGAGCAAGAGTTCACTTCTGTGATCTTTGTTGATGACAGCAAGCACAACATCGTTGCGATGGAAGAGTCATATAAAGACAACAACGACGTTGATATGACCATCTTCTATTACACCAAAGTTGAGCACGACCGTATCGAGAAGAACGGCGCTGTTCTAACTCAAGAGCAAGCCGACAAAATGGCAAGTGACTGGAAAGCGCTGAACAAAACGCTCGATAAAATCGCACCGGCGCGCGTTGGTGATGTTTGCCTAGGGTTTTAA
- a CDS encoding HAD-IIB family hydrolase, with translation MIKMLVCDFDGTIHGGGDADVSHLYQAMQVAPDIRFVVSTGRTFSSIQRGLSEHDYPTASSIISDVGTQVFHCGSHSVDLDWQNRLRMWDREQTLDVLATLGFLGKQVAQHQSDYKVTYEGQLTLEQVSKLQALIEEQSLAVDMTYSHDWFLDITPAGINKASALEHLMALYELAPNQVVVAGDSANDTAMLTMQGINAVLVANHFPEVKHLVENENVYLAKASHAQGVVEGLRYWQKRYPD, from the coding sequence ATGATCAAAATGTTAGTATGTGATTTCGATGGCACCATTCATGGTGGTGGCGACGCAGATGTGTCACACCTTTATCAGGCGATGCAGGTAGCACCTGATATTCGTTTTGTGGTTTCGACTGGTCGCACGTTTTCATCGATTCAGCGAGGCTTGTCAGAGCATGACTACCCCACAGCGAGCAGTATCATCAGCGATGTGGGCACCCAAGTCTTTCACTGTGGCTCGCACTCGGTTGACCTTGATTGGCAAAACAGATTGCGAATGTGGGATCGTGAACAAACCCTTGATGTGCTAGCAACATTGGGCTTTTTGGGTAAGCAGGTTGCCCAGCACCAGAGTGATTACAAGGTGACTTACGAAGGGCAGCTAACGTTAGAGCAAGTCAGCAAGCTTCAAGCTCTGATTGAAGAACAAAGTCTTGCTGTGGATATGACTTATTCACATGACTGGTTTCTAGATATCACCCCAGCAGGCATAAACAAAGCTAGTGCTCTGGAACACCTAATGGCTTTGTATGAACTGGCTCCTAATCAAGTCGTGGTGGCTGGTGATTCCGCCAACGATACGGCAATGTTAACGATGCAAGGCATTAATGCCGTGCTGGTCGCCAATCACTTCCCAGAAGTTAAGCACCTAGTAGAAAATGAGAATGTGTACCTTGCCAAAGCCAGCCACGCTCAAGGAGTTGTGGAGGGGTTGAGGTATTGGCAAAAACGTTACCCTGATTAA